In the Paraburkholderia acidisoli genome, one interval contains:
- a CDS encoding ABC transporter permease, protein MNPTTMSSSSQPASPVDHARDTLPLNWRAKLARNPEWFTATLIVITCVVVASINPRFFQWATLFDLLHSATTTSLFALGTLVVLASGGIDVSFTAIGAFTMYAITKAVFAWWPEAPFVLILLTGALGGILLGVINGLLVDRLQAPSLIVTIGTQYLYRGLLLTFVGTTFFMNIPHSMDHFGRYALIAYKTADGLNAVLPVSAIALVAGALLTWWLLNRTMMGRAVYAMGGSTAIAERLGFNLRAIRLFVFGYTGFLAGVAGILHVSNNRLANPFDLVGSELDVIAAVILGGARITGGSGTVVGTLLGVALVTLINNVLILVGVPSTWQKVIVGAFILVAGTLFALRRRS, encoded by the coding sequence ATGAATCCCACGACCATGTCCTCATCTTCCCAACCCGCCTCGCCCGTCGATCACGCGCGCGACACGCTGCCGCTCAACTGGCGCGCGAAGCTCGCGCGCAATCCCGAGTGGTTCACGGCCACGCTGATCGTCATCACCTGCGTGGTCGTCGCGTCGATCAACCCGCGCTTCTTTCAATGGGCGACGCTGTTCGACCTGCTGCACTCGGCCACCACCACCTCGCTGTTCGCGCTGGGCACGCTCGTGGTGCTGGCTTCGGGCGGCATCGACGTATCGTTCACGGCCATCGGCGCGTTCACCATGTACGCCATTACCAAGGCCGTGTTCGCCTGGTGGCCCGAGGCGCCGTTCGTGCTCATCCTGCTCACGGGCGCGCTGGGCGGCATTCTGCTCGGCGTCATCAACGGCCTGCTCGTGGACCGCTTGCAGGCGCCTTCGCTGATCGTCACGATCGGCACGCAGTATCTGTATCGCGGGTTGCTGCTGACCTTCGTCGGCACCACGTTCTTCATGAACATCCCGCACAGCATGGATCATTTCGGGCGCTACGCGCTCATTGCCTACAAGACCGCCGACGGCCTCAACGCGGTGCTGCCCGTCTCGGCCATCGCGCTCGTGGCGGGCGCGCTGCTCACGTGGTGGCTGCTCAATCGCACGATGATGGGGCGCGCCGTGTACGCCATGGGCGGCAGCACCGCGATTGCGGAACGGCTCGGCTTCAACCTGCGCGCGATCCGGCTGTTCGTGTTCGGCTATACGGGGTTTCTGGCGGGCGTGGCCGGCATCCTGCACGTGTCGAACAACCGGCTCGCGAACCCGTTCGATCTGGTGGGCTCGGAACTCGACGTGATCGCGGCCGTGATTCTGGGCGGCGCGCGCATCACGGGCGGCAGCGGCACGGTGGTCGGCACGCTGCTGGGCGTGGCGCTCGTCACGCTCATCAACAACGTGCTGATTCTGGTGGGCGTGCCGAGCACGTGGCAGAAGGTGATCGTGGGCGCGTTCATACTCGTGGCCGGCACGCTGTTCGCGCTGCGCCGGCGCAGCTGA